From the Myxococcales bacterium genome, the window AATTGCGGAGGATGGTGCGCTCGAGCTCGAGCGAGATGATGGTGAAGTTCTGCGGGTCATTGCGGGGGATGTCACCTTGGTTCGTCCGGGGGATCGCTAAACGGACAGTCACGGGCCTATGCGGAGGAGGCTCGGGGGCATCCTTCTACCCGGCTTGGTTGCCCGTTGGGCGGTTAGGGAAAAGGGCCGGTTTGGTAGTGCGGACGGGCTGGGCGTCGGCGAGAGGGCTGGGGTGGGGGAGAGTTTTTAGCCAGGTATTGCGGAGAGGTTGATTAGGCCGCGTTTGCGCCAGCCTTTGCTGAGGAGCCAGCTCGCTGCCTTGGCGACTCCTACTTCTTCCTGGGTGGATGCCTTCACGCGCAAGCTCTCGGAGCTTGCGCGCCAGCCGTCGAACTGGCTGCCCGAAGAGGCTTCGTCGATCTTCACCGGCGGCGCATGGCCGTTTCGCTGTTTGAAGTGCTTTCGAATATTGAGAAGTACATAACGAAGCGCGTTGCGCACCTGCTGGGGCGAAGTGAGAAGCTGAACGTGATATCGGCCTGCAATCACCTTCCCGGTGCGCTTAAAGACACGATTCACAGCCAGTGCAAACCGAGCAGCAATCGACTTCATGCCCCGGGAGAGGGCATCCTGAGACTCGACCTCAACGATCATGTGAAGATGATTGTGCTGGATGGAGTACTCAACCAGCCGGAAGTCGCCGCGCTCACACCCCTGGGCGAAGGTCTTCCGCACTTCCATCACGAGTGATCGTTGCCGAAGGTTCGAGAGTCCCTTTACAACACGCAACGTCACATGGGCGGGAGTGAGTCTATTGAAATTAGATCGCTGTCGATGAGGCACCTGGCCCCGCCCAACCCGTTTGGCCCCAGCCCCTTTGCGCGGTCCCCCATGTCCAGAGGTCATGCGCTTCTGCAAGACAAAGTTCGAGCTGCTTGATTACTGCCATGCCTCTACTGTAGCAGGGACTATCGCCCTTATCAACCTAATAATGCGTCAGATAAATAAAATAAACGAAACTACAATTCGTGAATTAAAATTCACCCCCTGTCAGCGCCGTCGCCCATCCCCCTCAACAACCATCCAACCCACCCTTCACGACATGTACTCAATGAACTCATCACAAACGTTTCAAACGATGTCGAGGATCAATGCTGCGCGACCGCCGCTGGTCTGCAGCTCGAAAGCGAAGCCCGCGTCGGGGCTGGCCAAGGTTTCTGGGACGCCCATTTCGATTCGGGGGCCGGAGCCCTCTATTTTGGCTTTGGCGAGGCCCACGAGGATGTTTACGAACTCGCCGAGGGCATCTTCGCGATCTGAATCTGTGATTGCGTCGCCGTCGAGTGCGAGCATTTCGCTTGCGAGACGGTTGATGAGGGAGTCACTCGCGACAAAGCCGATGCGAATCTCAGGGTCAGTTTCGACCAGGATCGCGGTTCCGTGTGGATGCGGGAGGGTTCCCGAGAAGTACTGTGCGGCTGAGGTGCGAATCTGCAGACGGCCCAAGCGCAGTGCGACTCGGGGAAGTGCTTCGAGCACCGGGTGCAGGAATGGATGGCTGCGAAGTTCTTCTGGAATCGTGTCGGCTGTATCGTATTGAGCTTCGGCCTGTTGTTTGTAGACATCCAACATCACGCTGGCCCGGTCCTCAGTAATTGCGCCGCGCTGCACCAGTGCTTCCCCGATGTACAGGAACGTCTCACTCTGCTCGTGCAGGAGTTGTGTGACCTGCTTTTCGTTGAGCAGACCCAGTTCTTGGGCGATTTCTCCGAAGGCCAGGTCCTGGCTGCGTTGGGCGCTGCAAATTTGATCGACCTGGTCTTTATTCAGGAGACCGCCTCGGATTGCGAGTTTTCCGACCGGAATGTTCGCGTCCGCGAGGTAGTCAAGAACCTCGGACAGCTGACATTCGTCGATCTCGCCTGCCTCGAGCAGGAAATCGCCGAAGAAAATCGAATACACAGACCAGCGCCTCCTCACCTCAGACTAATTCGAGTCGATCAGAAAAAGGCAATCCCTTCGCAGGTCGGCACACCCACGAATCTCCTTTATGCCTGCGCGCGGAATAGTGATCGGGATTCCGGATAAGAATGACAGCGTTTTCGCTTGTGTTGGGTTCTCCTAGCCCACCCCGATGGTTTCTTCTGCGGGACTCAGCACTCCCCCTGAGTAGGTTGCGAGGACGCTCGCTGTTGCGATCTAAATTTCTGACGGCGGAGAGACGACGGAGAGGTGTGGCATTCAAGGCTACGCATGGCCGGTTGAAATACCGAGCGAGGACCTGATGATCGAAACGACGAACAAATCTAGAAATGGTTCGAAGGCCAGCAAGATTCGCTGGATGGGCGCCATCGCTGCAATCGCGTTCCTCTTTGCAACAGGTTGCGGCGACTCATACGAACCTGTCGCGGCGAGCGAGTGCAGCAAGCTGGTGCGGCACGCTCGCAAACTGCTCGGAAACCGCGCCGATTCCCACAGCGAGACGCTGACGAAGTGCAAGGCTGCAACCGACCAGGAACGCGGGTGCGCGATGGTTGCCGACAGCGCGGCCGATTTAATGCGCTGTTCGATGTAAGCGAGCCAGGGTCGCCGCTGCGTCAACCGAGATCTGTTCAGCCCTGCCGACTCCCGGCAATGAATTCTTCTGTCCGGGTGTAGGCCTGATCGTCGCCGCATTGCTCGGGGGGATGCTTTATGAAGCAGACCTTGCGGTTCGTTCCGAACCGACCGGGAGAAAGTTGACGAGCACCTCTGCTCGCGATTCCTCGAGCGCTTGTACAACCCTCTTCTCGAGTGGCTTCAGGTGCACCCGATGGCATTGTCGGAGCTCTGGTCTCGCTAGTAGTCGAGACCTTGGACGAGCGAGCTGGCGCGGTTTCCCACTCTCAACGGGCTGCTAGAACCGGTCGGTTTCCCAGCTTGCTGCCAATGGCCTGATTTCGAAGTTCTCACAGAGGCTGTTTCTGGGCAGGGAGGCCACTTGACTCACGGAACCAAATGCCGGGATGGGATCGAGTCGAATGGTGAAGTTCTCTTCGGAGCACTTCACCTCGAGCACGCTGCTGCGGATCCCCTGGCGGGATCGATTTTCGACCTCGATCGTCAACTCGAGTCGCCCATCGTCCCAGCGACGCAGCACGGAGCTCAAATCGAGCCAAGGTTGAATGTCGAGTTTGCGATTGCGTCTACCGCGACGCGGGACGAATTCGAGTTGTTCGGATTCATGATCGATCGAAACCCGGAAGTGGCTCGATACATTGAGTCCGAGGAGGCCCGCCGTCGTCGGGCTCGCACAGGATTCGCAGACCGCGACCGTGACCCACTCGACCACTTCCTCGTCGAGCCAGACGGCGTCGACGAGTGCGAGGCGAGCTTCCATTTCTCCTGCAGCAGTGCGCAGTAGAATCGTGGGTGCTCCGTCGTCGAGTTGAATGTCGAGGGCGTCCAGAGCATCTCGAGTCAGGGTGGTAAGCGTCGCACCCGTGTCGAAAATAAACTGCAATTGCTGGCCGAATTCCGGTCCATCGATGTGCACAGGAATCACAATCGTCTGACCTTCTCCGCCGTAAGGAATCCAGGTCGGCCGATGCTCTGTTGCGACTTTCGTTGTCGCAATTGTGGCTCCGACCGGCTGGCGTTCCCTTACCCCACGACGCTCCGCGCGAACAATACGTTCCGGCTCCGAGCCGTAGAGGCGCAGCCAACCGAGTCCGGTCGCGACGACTTTTTGCTGCATCGAAGCGTCCAGGGAACTCGACAGGTACTCGAGTCCGATCCGGGTGGCGGATTCCCGACGTTCGGAAATGTATTGGGGAAACGCCAACATCAGCGCTACGGACCAGATCGAAAGTGCCAGGCCGTGGGCCGAGGAACTTGCGCCAAAAATACTGGCGAGGCCGAGGGCCGGAAGGATCACCGCGCAAAATGCCCCGGCGACGGCCGACTGACTGGGCAAGTTCTGCTCCAGTCCGAAACCGGTAAAAGTACTCAGGGCCAGCAGCACCGGCGGCAGGGCCAGCACGAGCAGCACCGGGCCCAGGTGAAATCGGCTGCGCGATCGGTCTGTGTCTTCAGGCGGGTTGAGATCTTCTCTGGAGTCCAATGCAGGGTTCACTGATGCTTTAGGCGAAAGATGTCCGCAGGGTGGTAGTGCTTGTCTAGTCAATACACACGCTAGCTCTTGCGGGCCTGACTTGCAGCGTCGCCAAGGTATGTCCCGGGGCGCAGTGCACGGAGTCTTGCCTTGGCCTCTTCCGGGATTTCGAGCGAATCGACGAAGGCTGCCAAGGTTTCGGCGTCGATCGATTCGCCCCGGGTGAGTTCTTTGAGTTTTTCATACGGATTCGCAACGCCGTATCTGCGCATCACCGTCTGAATGGGTTCCGCCAGGACGGCCCAGTTCTTGTCGAGGTCCTCCGCCAGTGCTACCGGGTCTACTGCGAGCTTGCCGATGCCCTTCAGTGTTGCCTGGTAGGCGATGATCGTGTGCGCAATTCCCGTCCCGAGATTTCGCAGCACCGTCGAATCGCTCAAGTCTCGCTGCCAGCGCGAAATCGGAAGCTTGTTCGCGAGATGGTCCATCACAGCGTTCGCCACCCCGAGGTTTCCCTCGGAGTTTTCGAAGTCGATGGGGTTCACCTTGTGGGGCATCGTCGAGGATCCCACCTCGCCCGGGACCGCGCTCTGTTTGAAATAGCCGAGCGAGATGTAGCCCCAGACGTCGCGATTGAAGTCGATCAGAATCGTGTTGAAGCGACCGATTGCCGCGCCCAGTTCTGCGATGTAGTCGTGGGGTTCGATTTGCGCAGTACAGGGATTCCATACGAGTCCCAGTGACTCGACGAACTGACGCGCGTGACCCGCCCAGTCGATGTCCGGATAGGCTGCGAGGTGAGCGTTGTAGTTTCCGATCGCGCCGTTGGACTTGCCCATGAGTTCAACGCTCGATACCTGGCTTCGCTGCCGCTCGAGGCGAAACGCGAAGTTGGCCATTTCCTTGCCGAGGGTGGTCGGCGAGGCGGGCTGACCGTGGGTGCGGGAGAGCATCGGGACCTCGGCGTGCTGTACCGCGAGATCGCGAATCGCCGCGATGACTTCGCCCATTGTGGGCAGCAGGGCGCTTTTCCGCGCCTCGTTCAGCATCAGGCCGTGGGCCAGGTTGTTGACGTCTTCCGAGGTCAGCGCGAAGTGAATGAACTCGCTGATTGCATCGAGTTCCTTTACGTCGGCCACGCGTTCTTTGAGGAAGTACTCCACTGCTTTGACGTCGTGATTGGTCGTGCTCTCAATTTCCTTGACGCGCGAGGCGTCCTCACTGTTGAAGTCTGAGGCGATGGCGTCGAGCACTTTTGCGGCTTTCTTCGACAGTGCGGGAACTTCGGTGATCTGGGGATGTGCGGCCAGGGAGGCGAGCCATTGCACTTCCACTTTTACCCGCAGCCGGATCAGACCGTACTCACTGAAAATGTGGCGCAAGTCGGCGGTCTTCGACGCGTAGCGGCCGTCGATCGGCGAAATTGCAGTCAGTGATGTAAGCGGGAGATCGTCCATCAGATCCTCCTTTAGCCGACCAAGAGCCTCAGCCGACCAAGAGCTTCAGCCGACCAAGAGCCTCAGCCGACCAAGAGCCTCAGCCGACAAAGAGCCGAGCATTGCGAAACAATCGCATCCACGGAGCATCTTCACTCCAGTCGCTCGGATGCCAAGAGTACTGCACTGTGCGAAAGACGCGCTCGGGGTGGGGCATCATGATCGTAACGCGACCGTCAGGGGTGGTGAGCGCTGTGATGCCCTCAGGCGAGCCATTTGGGTTTTCGGGGTAACGGCTGGCCGTGTCGCCCCGGCCGTTGACGAAGCGTCCCGCGATGAGTTGCGACGCATTTGCCTGCTCGAGGCTTCCAGGGGCGAATTCGGCGCGTCCCTCGCCGTGGGCTACGGCGATCGGCAGCTCTGCCCCGACCATGTCGCGCAACAGGATCGAGGGGTTCGGTTCGATCTTCACCATGGCCAGTCGCGACTCGAACTGTTCCGACCGGTTGCGAACGAAGTGAGGCCAGTTCGTCGCGCCGGGGATCAGGTCTCGCAGGTTCGAGAGCGCCTGACAGCCGTTGCAGACTCCGAGGGCAAAGCTGTCACTGCGCGAGAAGTAGCTGGCAAACTGATCTCGTGCGCGATCGTTGAACAGGATCGACTTGGCCCAGCCCTCTCCCGCGCCGAGCACGTCGCCGTAGGAAAAGCCGCCGCACGCCACCAGTCCGAGGAAACTGTCGAGGGTGACCGTGCCGTCCTGGATGTCGCTCATGTGGACGTCTACGCATTCGAAGCCCGCGCGATCGAAGGCCGCGGCCATTTCGATCTGTCCGTTGACCCCTTGCTCGCGCAGCACCGCCAGGCGAGGGCGAACATTTCGCGCAATGAAAGGCGCGGCGACGTCCAGGTTCGCATCGAACGGGACGACCGCACGAAGCCCCGGATTGCTCGGCTCGCTGCGGCTCGCATGTTCTTCGTCGGCCGACTCGGCATCGTCCCGGAGATGCTGCATCTGGTGAGTGACTGAAGACCAGTCGCCGCGCAGGTCGAAGCGGGATCGCGCGTAGAGATCGGTCCCCGCCAGTTTGATTTCAACCCGATCGTGACTCGCCGGACTGCCGATCAAGTGGCTGCACTGGGCGAGACCGAAGCGATCCAGTTCCTCGAAGACCGCGTCCCGATCTCGGCTGGAGATCTGGATCACGGCGCCCAACTCTTCACTGAACAGTGCGGCCAAAACCGTTTCGGGTTCGCTATCGGCGACCAGGTCGCCGAGGTCGATTGCGAGCCCGCAGCCCCCGGCGAACGACATCTCGCACAGGGTTGCAAACAGGCCACCGTCGGAACGGTCGTGGTATGCGAGCAACTTTCCCGCGGCGTTCAGGGACTGAACCGCCTGAAAGAAGCCGAGCAGAACTGCGGGATCGTCGACGTCGGGTGCTTCGACCCCAAGTTTTCCGTAGACCTGTGCCAGGGCCGAGGCCCCCAGTCGGTTCTTGCCGGCCCCGAGATCGATCAACACCAGCACGCTATCGCCGAGGTTGCTCTGCAGTTGTGGAGTCAGGGATTTGCGGATGTCGCCGACCCGTGCGAACGCACTGATGATTACGCTCATGGGTGCGGTCACGCTGCGCTGGCTTCCCGCTTCATTCCAGACGCTCTTCATCGACATCGAATCCTTGCCCACCGGCACCGCAATGCCGAGGGCGGGACAGAGATCCATGCCCACGGCGCTGACCGCATCGTAGAGGTTCGCGTCTTCGCCGGGATGACCTGCCGCAGCCATCCAATTGGCGGAAAGCTTGATGTCGGAGATGGTGTCGATCGAAGCACTGGCGATGTTGGTAATCGCTTCGCCGACGGCCATGCGCGCCGATGCCGCTGCGTCCAGTAGCGCCACCGGTGTGCGCTCGCCGATCGCGATGGCCTCGCCGGCAATGCCATCGAAGCTGCTCGCTGTGACTCCTGCGTCGGCGACCGGAACCTGCCATGGGCCAACCATTTGATCGCGGCAGATCAGACCGCCGACCGTGCGGTCTCCGATCGTGACGAGAAAGGTCTTGTCCCCCACCGTCGGCAGGCGCAGTACCCGCCTTGCGGCTTCGTCGAGATCGATGCTGGCGAGATCGAGCGGCGTGTGAGGTACTGCGATCCGGGTCGCGGTGCGGTGCATGCGCGGCGGCTTGCCGAGCAGGACCTCGAGAGGAAGATCGATCGGAGTGTTCTCGAAGTGCTCGTCGCTGACCTGCAGCTGTCCGTCGTCGGTCGCTTCGCCCACCACCGCAAGCGGGCAGCGCTCGCGGACGCACAACGCTTCGAAGTCGTTCAGGCGTTCGGGCGCGATCGCCAACACATATCGTTCCTGGCTCTCATTGCACCAGAGTTCGAGTGGGCTCATACCGGGTTCGGCGTTGGGCACCCTACGCAACTCAAAGCGGGCGCCACAGCCGCCGTCGTGGACCAGCTCCGGTAGCGCGTTGGAGAGCCCTCCGGCGCCGACGTCGTGAATCGAGAGAATCGGATTGTCGCTGCCCTCTGCCCAGCAGCGGTCGATCACCTCCTGACAGCGGCGTTCCATCTCCGGGTTGTCGCGCTGCACCGAGGCAAAGTCCAGATCTTCGTGACTCGAGCCCGAAGCCATCGACGAGGCAGCCCCGCCGCCGAGGCCGATCAACATCGCCGGTCCGCCCAACACCACGATTTTTGCGCCGGCCGGGATCGGGAGTTTGTCTACATGTTCGACTCGAATGTTTCCCAGGCCCCCCGCGAGCATGATGGGCTTGTGATAGCCGCGGACTTCGAGCCCTGCTGGCCCTTCGACTTCTGCTTCGAAGGTGCGGAAGTATCCCGAGATGTTCGGGCGGCCAAATTCATTGTTGAACGCCGCACCTCCGACCGGTCCCTCGAGCATGATGTCCAGGGCGGAGGCGATGCGATCCGGTTTGCCGTAATCCCGTTCCCAGGGTTCTACGGCACCCGGGAGCTTGAGGTTCGATACCGAGTAGCCCGTGAGCCCGGCCTTGGGTTTTGCGCCCCGACCGGTCGCACCCTCGTCGCGAATCTCGCCGCCGGAACCGGTAGCGGCGCCTGGAAAGGGAGAGATCGCGGTCGGATGATTATGCGTTTCTACTTTCATGAGGATCAGAATTTGTTCGCGCTGCGCCCGATAGATCCGAGTCTTCGGATCGGGGAAGAAACGACCGCCCTCGCTTCCAGCGACCACGGCACAGTTATCCGAATAGGCAGAGAGCACACCGTCGGGAGACATGGCGTGGGTGTTGCGAATCATCTGGAACAGCGAGCGTTCCTGGTCGACCCCGTCCAGGGTGTAGTCGGCGTTGAAAATCTTGTGACGGCAGTGCTCCGAGTTTGCCTGGGCAAACATCATCAACTCGATGTCAGTCGGGTCGCGTCCCAGCGCGCGGAAGTTTTCGACCAGGTAGTCGATCTCGTCGGGCGCCAGGGCGAGGCCCAATTCCCGGTCCGCCTGCACCAGCGCGTCGCGGCCACCGCTCTGCAGATCGACCTTTCGCAGTGCCGTGGGCTCAGCGTGGTGGAACAGCGCCTCCGCCTCGTCCGGGCGCCTGAAGACCGTCTGGGTCATGCGGTCGTGCAAGTAAGGGGCGATCTCTTTCACGCCGTCGGCGAGCGCTCCCGACACCCAATACGCGATGCCTCGTTCGAGTCGCCGCACCCGTGTGAGCCCACAGATCTGGGCGATTTCGGTGGCTTTCGAAGACCAGGGAGAGATCGTCCCAACCCTCGGGGTGACCAGCAGCATTTGGCCCTCGTGAGCTTCCGACTCGCCTGCCCGTTTTGGGCCGTATTCGAGCAGCCGGTCGAGGATCTTTCGCTCCGCGTCGCTCAGGGTTTCGCTTTCATCTACGAAGTGAACGAATTCGGCGGCGATGCCTTGCAGGGCGGGAATACGGCTGCGGATTCGCTCTTCGAGTGCGCGCAGGCGGGCGTCAGAAAGAGCGGGGGCACCGCGCAGATGGAGCATTTTGACTCCTGTGCGCCTCAGTGCTCCGCACCGAGGGGATTCGTAGCTGTGGGCGAGTGGCTATTTTAGTTACTTCCGTTCTGTTCACCAATGGGTCTCTGCGAATCATCTCGTTCCCGCCTGCCCGGCGATTTGCTCACCGATCCCGGCAGGGACCCGGCTAGACTCTGGCGCCGCCGCTGCTGGGAATTGGCAGAAACGGGCAAGAGGATGCAATGGAGAACGATTCGGCCTGGCTCTGGTCAATCTACCCATGGGTCAAGGCGCTGCACGTGATGGCCGTGATCTCCTGGATGGCGGCGTTGCTGTATCTGCCGAGGCTCTTCGTGAACCATTGCGAGGCGCAGCCCGGGTCAGTCACGAGCGAAGTCTTCAAGGGTATGGAGCGACGACTCGCCCAGTTGATCATGACGCCGGCGATGATCGTGAGCTTCGTGGCGGGGCTGACCCTGCTCGCCATCAACCCCGCGCTGGTGCGCGGGAGCGGTTTTATGGCGGTGAAGCTGGTCCTGGTGGTCGTCCTGGCGGGGGTGCACGTCGCCATGCTGCGCTGGCTCCGGGAATTTGCCGAGGATCGCAACACCCGGCCCCAGCGCTTCTACCGTATCGCGAACGAAGTCCCGACCGTGTTGATGATCGCCATCGTCATCATGATTGTGGTGCGCCCGTTCTGAGCGAGCTTTTTGCTCGGTGCCAGGACCCGCTACCTGGGCGCACTACCTGGGTGCACTACCTGGGAAAGACGCCCTTGGTCTCGAAAACCTCGAGCTGTCCAAATATCCCTTCGACCTGGTAGGGATCGCTCTCGGCGATCTCTCGGGCCGCTTCCAGGCTCTCTGCTTCGAGCACGATCAAGCTGCCACACGGGTTCTGCTGGGCATCGATCAGGGGTCCGGCAAAGCGGATGCGCCCGGCTTCGTCCAGGATCGAGATGTGGGCGAGATGGCTCTCACGGTGTTGCTTTCGCAGTTCCAGCCCGCGTTCTGAATCGCGTCCCTGGTAGATGTACAGCGGCACAATGATCTCCCGTGATCGGTGGGTGGTTACGCTCGAACCGCGGTACCCGCGGGAGCCCAAGCCTATCGCACCGCTCATGCTGCGCACGGCAAATGGCGATTCACTCCTCGATGAGCACACTCGATCCCGCGCACTCGTCCAAACCCGAAAATTCACGCGAAACGCAGGCTCTCTTGAGAATTCATCACTTGCGCCAGGCGGAGGCCTGGGCACCCGTGGTCTGGTTTCCAGCCGTGTTGGTACTGGTTTCGGTGGTGGGGCTCGCTGTTGGAATCGCCGGTGCCACTTTTTCGGCAATTCTACGTGGGGCGGTTGCCGCGAGTCGCTGCCCCAGGTGTTACGAGCGGTACTCGAACGCGCCGAATGGGGCCCACGAAATTTGGCATCGCGATCGATGCGCAAGTTGTGGTTTGTCTCGCTATCTCGCCTGAAATTGGCTCCGCAGCGCGACGCTCATATCATCAATAATAGAAGCGACTGTTGGATGTTGTCGGTGAGAGTTGCATATAAGTTGCGCCGGCGGCTGCGACGCGTTGAAAGTGCAGCGCGTGCAGGGCATGTGAACGGCTACTTGCGTCTGTTCTGCGTGTTGCTGAACAAAATGTGCAGGCTTCGTTCATTGGCAGCGCTGTAGTCGTGTGTGTCGAAGGAGAAAATGAAATCGAAAAATTTACTGGATTCCTCCGGATTTTACTTGAATCCCATTCGGGTCGGAACGTATCCTTTCGGGGTCAGCAAAGTGTTGGCAGCCCTCGGAGGGTCTTCTTCCCAGTAAGACCCTCCGAGGGCACCCTTTTCTGACAGCCTGTTTGTTTGGCCCCCCGAGTCTTACGCCTCGAGCAATTCCGCGGCGATCTTGCGCGCGAGGTTTCCATCGACCTTGCCTTTGTGCTGCTTCATCACGGCCCCCATGACCTTTCCAACGTCACCCGAGGACGTTGCACCCGTCGCTTCGATAGCGGC encodes:
- a CDS encoding transposase, whose translation is MTSGHGGPRKGAGAKRVGRGQVPHRQRSNFNRLTPAHVTLRVVKGLSNLRQRSLVMEVRKTFAQGCERGDFRLVEYSIQHNHLHMIVEVESQDALSRGMKSIAARFALAVNRVFKRTGKVIAGRYHVQLLTSPQQVRNALRYVLLNIRKHFKQRNGHAPPVKIDEASSGSQFDGWRASSESLRVKASTQEEVGVAKAASWLLSKGWRKRGLINLSAIPG
- the purB gene encoding adenylosuccinate lyase, whose protein sequence is MDDLPLTSLTAISPIDGRYASKTADLRHIFSEYGLIRLRVKVEVQWLASLAAHPQITEVPALSKKAAKVLDAIASDFNSEDASRVKEIESTTNHDVKAVEYFLKERVADVKELDAISEFIHFALTSEDVNNLAHGLMLNEARKSALLPTMGEVIAAIRDLAVQHAEVPMLSRTHGQPASPTTLGKEMANFAFRLERQRSQVSSVELMGKSNGAIGNYNAHLAAYPDIDWAGHARQFVESLGLVWNPCTAQIEPHDYIAELGAAIGRFNTILIDFNRDVWGYISLGYFKQSAVPGEVGSSTMPHKVNPIDFENSEGNLGVANAVMDHLANKLPISRWQRDLSDSTVLRNLGTGIAHTIIAYQATLKGIGKLAVDPVALAEDLDKNWAVLAEPIQTVMRRYGVANPYEKLKELTRGESIDAETLAAFVDSLEIPEEAKARLRALRPGTYLGDAASQARKS
- a CDS encoding chemotaxis protein CheX, coding for MYSIFFGDFLLEAGEIDECQLSEVLDYLADANIPVGKLAIRGGLLNKDQVDQICSAQRSQDLAFGEIAQELGLLNEKQVTQLLHEQSETFLYIGEALVQRGAITEDRASVMLDVYKQQAEAQYDTADTIPEELRSHPFLHPVLEALPRVALRLGRLQIRTSAAQYFSGTLPHPHGTAILVETDPEIRIGFVASDSLINRLASEMLALDGDAITDSDREDALGEFVNILVGLAKAKIEGSGPRIEMGVPETLASPDAGFAFELQTSGGRAALILDIV
- a CDS encoding retropepsin-like domain-containing protein encodes the protein MDSREDLNPPEDTDRSRSRFHLGPVLLVLALPPVLLALSTFTGFGLEQNLPSQSAVAGAFCAVILPALGLASIFGASSSAHGLALSIWSVALMLAFPQYISERRESATRIGLEYLSSSLDASMQQKVVATGLGWLRLYGSEPERIVRAERRGVRERQPVGATIATTKVATEHRPTWIPYGGEGQTIVIPVHIDGPEFGQQLQFIFDTGATLTTLTRDALDALDIQLDDGAPTILLRTAAGEMEARLALVDAVWLDEEVVEWVTVAVCESCASPTTAGLLGLNVSSHFRVSIDHESEQLEFVPRRGRRNRKLDIQPWLDLSSVLRRWDDGRLELTIEVENRSRQGIRSSVLEVKCSEENFTIRLDPIPAFGSVSQVASLPRNSLCENFEIRPLAASWETDRF
- the hemJ gene encoding protoporphyrinogen oxidase HemJ; this translates as MYPWVKALHVMAVISWMAALLYLPRLFVNHCEAQPGSVTSEVFKGMERRLAQLIMTPAMIVSFVAGLTLLAINPALVRGSGFMAVKLVLVVVLAGVHVAMLRWLREFAEDRNTRPQRFYRIANEVPTVLMIAIVIMIVVRPF
- the purL gene encoding phosphoribosylformylglycinamidine synthase; translated protein: MLHLRGAPALSDARLRALEERIRSRIPALQGIAAEFVHFVDESETLSDAERKILDRLLEYGPKRAGESEAHEGQMLLVTPRVGTISPWSSKATEIAQICGLTRVRRLERGIAYWVSGALADGVKEIAPYLHDRMTQTVFRRPDEAEALFHHAEPTALRKVDLQSGGRDALVQADRELGLALAPDEIDYLVENFRALGRDPTDIELMMFAQANSEHCRHKIFNADYTLDGVDQERSLFQMIRNTHAMSPDGVLSAYSDNCAVVAGSEGGRFFPDPKTRIYRAQREQILILMKVETHNHPTAISPFPGAATGSGGEIRDEGATGRGAKPKAGLTGYSVSNLKLPGAVEPWERDYGKPDRIASALDIMLEGPVGGAAFNNEFGRPNISGYFRTFEAEVEGPAGLEVRGYHKPIMLAGGLGNIRVEHVDKLPIPAGAKIVVLGGPAMLIGLGGGAASSMASGSSHEDLDFASVQRDNPEMERRCQEVIDRCWAEGSDNPILSIHDVGAGGLSNALPELVHDGGCGARFELRRVPNAEPGMSPLELWCNESQERYVLAIAPERLNDFEALCVRERCPLAVVGEATDDGQLQVSDEHFENTPIDLPLEVLLGKPPRMHRTATRIAVPHTPLDLASIDLDEAARRVLRLPTVGDKTFLVTIGDRTVGGLICRDQMVGPWQVPVADAGVTASSFDGIAGEAIAIGERTPVALLDAAASARMAVGEAITNIASASIDTISDIKLSANWMAAAGHPGEDANLYDAVSAVGMDLCPALGIAVPVGKDSMSMKSVWNEAGSQRSVTAPMSVIISAFARVGDIRKSLTPQLQSNLGDSVLVLIDLGAGKNRLGASALAQVYGKLGVEAPDVDDPAVLLGFFQAVQSLNAAGKLLAYHDRSDGGLFATLCEMSFAGGCGLAIDLGDLVADSEPETVLAALFSEELGAVIQISSRDRDAVFEELDRFGLAQCSHLIGSPASHDRVEIKLAGTDLYARSRFDLRGDWSSVTHQMQHLRDDAESADEEHASRSEPSNPGLRAVVPFDANLDVAAPFIARNVRPRLAVLREQGVNGQIEMAAAFDRAGFECVDVHMSDIQDGTVTLDSFLGLVACGGFSYGDVLGAGEGWAKSILFNDRARDQFASYFSRSDSFALGVCNGCQALSNLRDLIPGATNWPHFVRNRSEQFESRLAMVKIEPNPSILLRDMVGAELPIAVAHGEGRAEFAPGSLEQANASQLIAGRFVNGRGDTASRYPENPNGSPEGITALTTPDGRVTIMMPHPERVFRTVQYSWHPSDWSEDAPWMRLFRNARLFVG